Genomic window (Spirosoma sp. KCTC 42546):
AATCAGGACGGCCAGTTACCGAACCTGGACCCATGGATTTGTTAGGCCCGGCAGTAACCAACTGACCGGTTTTTACCGAGAGGAAGGCTTGATTACGTTTGCCTTTGATAGCCTGAGCAATTAGCTCTTCATTGTGGCCTGTACGGTAGTAATCGGCAGTATCTAAAAAGTTGTGTCCGAGTTCAAGAGCTCGTTCAATAGTGGCGATGGATTCTGTATCGTCGGATTGTCCGTAGGCACCCGACATGCCCATACAGCCTAAACCAATTGCCGATACCAGGGGCCCATTTGTTCCTAGTTTTCTGTTCATCATTTGTGTATTCAGTAGGAGAGCAAAGGTCTGGGGAACCGCAGAAAAGGAGCCGGATAAATCGTATTAGTTCCCGGACAAATCCTGAATGAAGGTGGCAATTGTTTGGCCAGTTACTTTTTTAAACAAACGTGAGAAGTAGTCAGGATCGTTGAAACCCAGGTCGTAGGCTAGCTCCTTGATAGAGCTTTCAGCATAGTAGAGACGACGTTTTGCTTCCAGTATGAGCCGGTTGGTGATGAATTCTTTAGGAGAAAGGCCGGAGTAGTGTTTAACTATGGAGTATAAACTGTTGGTGTTGAGGGCGAGTTTTTTTGCAATTTCATGGACGGTGGTATGATCGGTGAGGTTGTTTTCTACAAACAGTTTGAAACGAATGTACTGGGAAAGTTTGTCGTCTGCTGGACTTTTGGCCGTGGAAAAATAAGCGGTATTGATTTCGGTCAACAGGCTATTGAGGTGGGCCAGAATAAGCTCAGGATCGGTATCCACCGCGCTTAATAAGTCGAGCAGTATGTCAAAGATAGAGTTGAGCCGGGCAGCAGCCGATGACGTGAATTGTATTTTTTGATTGTTGAATGGATTAATGAGGAAGGGATACTGTTTGGGCAATAGAGCAAGACAATTTTCATCAAAACCCAGCTTGAAATAATCGGTGCCTTTATTGGTTACCGGGAGTCGGTGGATTTGGTGAGGCAGGATGAATAAGAGCTCGTTGTTATTTATATCGAATTGCTGGAGATCAACGCCATGCTGAGTGCGGCCTTCCCGCATAAAAAGGAAAAAGTAGTATGGTTTTCGTTGGGTAAGGCCGTATTGATCCGCGATTTCGGGAGGAAGATGGCCGAATGTAGGCGAGATAAGCCGGATAGAGAGCTTGTGGTTTTGTTTATAGAGATTAAAAAACGATTCGCTGGCTTGCATAGGGTAAAACTAGCGAAAATAGTAGCTGAGGATCGAGGAGCGATGAAGTCCGAATAACTCTTTTATGGCTTTAAAGGCCTTGAGCTGGCTTTGTGCGGTACACACTAAGGCAATTATGGGCCAAGCCAAGTTGTGTGCCGATATTGGGATATTTATCCAGAATGATGATAAAACGTGCAGGAGCAGGATTGTCGGGTTATTCGAACCTTCCAGTTTTTAGGTTGTTCTACTACTCGTTTGACACTTTTCCTGGTCGATTACTAGTTGTAGGGTTGGACTAAGAAGTGGCAGCTAACTCTCAAAATGTAGTACTATTAATTGAAAAAGCCGCTTACCATTTCTGCTAAGCGGCTGATTATCAATGTGGGCCAGGTAGGGCTCGAACCTACGACTTACTGATTATGAGTCAGGCACTCTAACCAACTGAGTTACAAGCCCGTTGCTGATTGATTGCTCAGATTCAGCGATGCAAATTTACGGATTTTTTTGACAGAATGGCAGAATTGACCGGATTTTTGGTCTATTATCTCATCAATTCATACCCATAATCCGGCTGTAATCCTATCTGAACTATCTTTGCTTGATGGCAACGCCGAACAAGAAGAAGATCCTGAATGACCCTGTTTATGGGTTTATTACCATACCAACTGAGTTGCTCTTCGATTTAGTCGAGCATCCCTACTTTCAGCGACTCCGTCGGATTAAGCAACTGGGTTTGTCGGAATACGTTTATCCAGGGGCGCTGCATACACGCTTTCACCATGCGCTGGGTGCTATGCACCTGATGGGGCAGGCAATGAGTACCCTCCAAAGCAAAGGTCATGCAATTACCAGCGAGGAATGCGAAGCGGCACAGATTGCTATTCTGTTGCATGACGTTGGGCATGGGCCATTTTCGCATGTATTGGAATGCTGTTTACTGGATAACGTGCCACACGAACAGATATCGCTGATGCTCATGCATGACCTTAATCGGCAATTTGGAGGAGCATTG
Coding sequences:
- a CDS encoding AraC family transcriptional regulator; the encoded protein is MQASESFFNLYKQNHKLSIRLISPTFGHLPPEIADQYGLTQRKPYYFFLFMREGRTQHGVDLQQFDINNNELLFILPHQIHRLPVTNKGTDYFKLGFDENCLALLPKQYPFLINPFNNQKIQFTSSAAARLNSIFDILLDLLSAVDTDPELILAHLNSLLTEINTAYFSTAKSPADDKLSQYIRFKLFVENNLTDHTTVHEIAKKLALNTNSLYSIVKHYSGLSPKEFITNRLILEAKRRLYYAESSIKELAYDLGFNDPDYFSRLFKKVTGQTIATFIQDLSGN